From Equus przewalskii isolate Varuska chromosome 7, EquPr2, whole genome shotgun sequence, one genomic window encodes:
- the NIPSNAP1 gene encoding protein NipSnap homolog 1 isoform X2, with product MAPRLCSISAAARRLLGGPGPRAGDVAAAAAARFYSKDNEGSWFRSLFVHKVDPRKDAHSTLLSKKETSNLYKIQFHNVKPEYLDAYNSLTEAVLPKLHLDEDYPCSLVGNWNTWYGEQDQAVHLWRFSGGYPALMDCMNKLKNNKPGTMIEWGNNWARAIKYRQENQEAVGGFFSQIGELYVVHHLWAYKDLQSREETRNAAWRKRGWDENVYYTVPLVRHMESRIMIPLKISPLQ from the exons ATGGCTCCGCGGCTGTGCAGCATCTCTGCAGCGGCGCGGCGGCTGCTGGGGGGCCCGGGGCCCCGCGCCGGGGATGTGGCGGCTGCAGCTGCGGCGCG CTTCTATTCCAAGGACAATGAAGGCAGCTGGTTCCGCTCCCTCTTTGTGCACAAGGTGGATCCCCGGAAGGACGCCCACTCCACCCTGCTATCCAAGAAGGAGACCAGCAACCTCTACAAGATTCAGT TTCACAATGTGAAGCCTGAGTATCTGGATGCCTACAACAGCCTGAC GGAGGCTGTGCTGCCCAAGCTGCACCTGGATGAGGACTACCCCTGCTCGCTCGTGGGCAACTGGAACACATGGTATGGGGAGCAAGACCAGGCAG TGCACTTGTGGCGATTCTCAGGCGGCTACCCAGCCCTCATGGACTGCATGAACAAGCTCAAAAACAACAAG CCAGGAACCATGATCGAGTGGGGGAACAACTG GGCTCGGGCCATCAAGTACCGGCAGGAGAACCAGGAGGCGGTGGGCGGCTTCTTCTCACAGATAGGAGAGCTCTACGTTGTGCACCATCTCTGGG CCTATAAAGACCTGCAATCTCGGGAGGAGACTCGAAACGCtgcctggaggaagaggggctgggaTGAAAATGTCTACTACACAG TCCCCCTGGTGCGACACATGGAGTCTCGGATCATGATCCCTTTGAAGATCTCGCCTCTCCAGTGA
- the NIPSNAP1 gene encoding protein NipSnap homolog 1 isoform X1, whose product MAPRLCSISAAARRLLGGPGPRAGDVAAAAAARFYSKDNEGSWFRSLFVHKVDPRKDAHSTLLSKKETSNLYKIQFHNVKPEYLDAYNSLTEAVLPKLHLDEDYPCSLVGNWNTWYGEQDQAVHLWRFSGGYPALMDCMNKLKNNKEYLEFRKERSQMLLSRRNQLLLEFSFWNEPQPRAGPNIYELRTYKLKPGTMIEWGNNWARAIKYRQENQEAVGGFFSQIGELYVVHHLWAYKDLQSREETRNAAWRKRGWDENVYYTVPLVRHMESRIMIPLKISPLQ is encoded by the exons ATGGCTCCGCGGCTGTGCAGCATCTCTGCAGCGGCGCGGCGGCTGCTGGGGGGCCCGGGGCCCCGCGCCGGGGATGTGGCGGCTGCAGCTGCGGCGCG CTTCTATTCCAAGGACAATGAAGGCAGCTGGTTCCGCTCCCTCTTTGTGCACAAGGTGGATCCCCGGAAGGACGCCCACTCCACCCTGCTATCCAAGAAGGAGACCAGCAACCTCTACAAGATTCAGT TTCACAATGTGAAGCCTGAGTATCTGGATGCCTACAACAGCCTGAC GGAGGCTGTGCTGCCCAAGCTGCACCTGGATGAGGACTACCCCTGCTCGCTCGTGGGCAACTGGAACACATGGTATGGGGAGCAAGACCAGGCAG TGCACTTGTGGCGATTCTCAGGCGGCTACCCAGCCCTCATGGACTGCATGAACAAGCTCAAAAACAACAAG GAGTACTTGGAGTTCCGAAAGGAGCGGAGCCAGATGCTGCTGTCTCGGAGAAACCAGCTGCTCCTTGAGTTCAGCTTCTGGAATGAGCCACAGCCCAGAGCGGGCCCCAACATCTATGAGCTGAGGACATACAAGCTCAAG CCAGGAACCATGATCGAGTGGGGGAACAACTG GGCTCGGGCCATCAAGTACCGGCAGGAGAACCAGGAGGCGGTGGGCGGCTTCTTCTCACAGATAGGAGAGCTCTACGTTGTGCACCATCTCTGGG CCTATAAAGACCTGCAATCTCGGGAGGAGACTCGAAACGCtgcctggaggaagaggggctgggaTGAAAATGTCTACTACACAG TCCCCCTGGTGCGACACATGGAGTCTCGGATCATGATCCCTTTGAAGATCTCGCCTCTCCAGTGA